The Lolium rigidum isolate FL_2022 chromosome 1, APGP_CSIRO_Lrig_0.1, whole genome shotgun sequence region CCATGCCGGCCTCTCACCTATTCGGCGAGATGCTCGAGGACCCGGAGAGCGACGTATGCAAGGCGACCATGACCGCGCTGTACGGGATTCCGGAGGCCGACGGCATCCTGGTGAACACGTTCGAGGCGCTGGATGCTCGGGCGGTGGCCGCCCTCGGGGACCCTCGGTGTCTCCCCGGCCGTGTCATGCCGCCGGTGTACTGCGTCGGGCCGTTCGTCGGCGGCGTCGGTGACGAGTTGCCAAAACAGCGGCACGGGTGCCTCGCGTGGCTCGACGGGCAGCCAGACCGCAGCGTCGTGTTCCTCTGCTTCGGGAGCGCGGGACACCACTCGGAGGGGCAAATCAAGGAGATCGCCGTCGGCCTGGAGAACTCCGGCCACCGGTTCCTCTGGGTCGTGCGAGCACCATTCAGCGACGACCCGGCAAAGCCGTTCGACCCCCGTGCCGACCCGGACCTTGACGCCATCCTGCCGGACGGTTTCTTGGACCGCACCCGCGGCCGCGGCCTCGTCGTCAAGCAGTGGGCGCCGCAAGCCGACGTACTCCGACACGCGGCCACCGGCGCGTTCGTGacgcactgcgggtggaactcggTGCTGGAGGGCGTGACGGCGGGCGTGCCGATGCTGTGCTGGCCGCTGTACGCGGAGCAGAAGATGAACAAGATGTTCATGGTGGAGGAGATGGGGGTTGCGGCGGAGATGGTCGGGTGGCAGCTGGGGCTGGTCGAGGCAGCCGAGGTGGAAGGCAAGGTGAGGATGGTCATGGAGACCGAGGAGGGCAGGGAGCTCAGGTCCCGCGCGTCGGCGCACAAGGAGGCCGCGGCAGCGGCCTGGGACGACGGCGGGTCGTCGCGCGCGGCCTTCGCCCGCTTTTTGTCGGACGTCGAGAGACGGCAGGCTCGGGTTCGCAGCGGGGATGGCGACGTGCTCCATGAGGGGTGTTGCGTGAGCTTGCTTTGACGTATGGATATGAAAACGTTCGTACGTACACATTACAAATTGGATTCGTTGAGCTCAGGTGTGCACCTGAGTGAATTGTATTCAGACGATTTATGTAATCGTGTTTGGAAGAAATCTACATCCGAGCTGCTGCCAGGATAAACACTAGGTTTTTTTTTTGGCCATTACTCCACAACCGATTGAACACCCGAGCTatgttgcaaagaaagaatttatATAGCTAACTACACTTGCATTATGTGTAATCAATCAGTCCTTGAAACAAGagaccatctttttttttttctcttatcCCTTTGCAATATGCTGCTGGCAATATCTTTGCTCCGGATGGGTTACACCAACTATGACTGGAGATGGCTATATACAGGACATGATTCAGAGTTTGAACTTTGACGTCGTGCATTTAGCAGCCTTTTCTCATGGAGATTATTATGCTAGTTGCCTGGTTAATTTAGACAACGAGGAATGACTTCATCTTCAAGGGAATTGATCCAAGTTTTTTTCGCTGCAGGTGACGATTTAAGGAAGAAATGACCCTTCTCATTCACAAGGCTAAGAATCTTATTTGGGGCTTAAGGACTGGGTAGTAAGCTTCATGTAAATCTTTACTTTTCTTAGCCTAGCCTAGCTTTTTGCTTTTTCCGTGGTGCTCCCCTCCAGCACTATTTTTTTTGTTATGTGCATACCCCTTTTaacacaaaataaataaaaatatatgcTCAGCTTTAAAAAAAGTAATGTACTAGTAGCTCTGATACATATTAGTTACaattaatatagatgtatctagtttAGTAGTTCTAGCCTTCTAGATACATTGATGACTATTAATTAATATGAATTCGAGGAAGTACCATACTTATTAcagatgacgtgggcattacccttcgggtaaccaatgttgccctaccctgtatttcctagttggaggcccatgaaggaactcgacggcaagatgggctgttaggacggtgcaacggaagattccttgaagtacaagacgcggaagaagccgagcaaggaaagtctagagatagatctactgtaaacctagtcgtactcgattagacctcttgagacctggcctcctatataaaggccaggagaggggctgtcgagggacacaattaaCCTTAACAATCTTAGCCAatagaagcttaaagctaggtcaccttagcgcttagccatctcAACGAGATCtcggccgaactattcggcaccccattgtaacccattatcatcataatcaagaacagacaggcaggacgtaagggttttacctcatcgagggccccgaaccttggtaaatcgctctccccgcttgtctgtgaaccgatgtctcgtgtcagcttgcaggattccatcaaccctaagcccctatcggagggcattgccgaggagcaccctcgacaattggcgccgtctgtgggaaacctgtcggcacaagatcggtcatcggcagatccaatcatgacaccggcgacttcaccggcaacctcatcagcaacttcgtcgacaccgtcatcgccaaacctgggaagcccgattcggttcggctcctatgagttcaccccgcacagcgattcttctcgctcaaacttctcagatctacaaggaaacatggagatgactttcggcagtgtccactacaacgtcaacgcggaaggaatccttcgactgctggaatcgcccacttccagatcgacgagtccaagcgcatcatcatcgctcgacctttcggctggcctgacaggctcgacgagtttACCCGcaccctcgactccccgttccgtgtcttccatgtcggcaggatccgacgatcccacatcttcggagttaacttcgtactactgcttgaactacgacaccaggcacgggctgggatcgagcgacacgccgttcatctgcaatgcccagtattcatcgggagaggacagtatcgacagcatcttccaaggaaccacccgaagaacagcacaccatcaggtttatgccgccaataacacaggaaacacaaggcacagaggaaacggagaccatactcctcgttccagtaggcgggcgagtttcgaaaacagcgccagcaaccacgacaTCGACTACACCTTCGCGGATGAAGAGTGGGCAGCCGCCAGAGCAGCAGTACTCaagaacacaccgctccccgcaggaacctcagtcggaaccctcaatgcttatcgctctatactagagaaaaatcgggagcacctgtcgaaggaacaagctacccttgagagacgcctatctgcggcagatcgatccagtgaacggtgaagaggctcgcaggcgagcgcctctcaaaatactcaaggggcaggcaagcaccggtcgaggctatccaggctttcggaagatgacgccagagaaatcacgtcgaacctaaccaagtcctttatgactacggacaccgcaggcatgccacggccgaaaaccgttgtaggagcaactgccaaccttgctgcatacctcatcaaccaacgccctgaaggatccatggctcaagctcatcgaggcgccctggaaagtctcgcgatactgcGAAACAATCTAGTTCCACAAAAGGAAAAAACAACGCTGCAGggtagtggctcaaagcatcatgcgagagacgctcgggatgaaatcacccagagcaggatcgacaaagcaaggcgatgaCGCACCGCTAGGAACGagaatgacagtgattcttcggacgaggaccaggagtacgacgtcgagctcaggggagccgactgtctaagtcacaaaatccgcgaggcaatgccgcccaggaagttcaagcctacgcctaccgatgctgccaaatacgatgggcagcaggagccaagatcttggatagacgactacctgcagactgtgattctgcataaggggaaccaaatagcagccatgcagtgcttgcagctctatctcaaagattcagcgtgagcctggctaagggggctgccgaagggttccatcaaatcatgggacgacctagtagacgccttcgtcgccaatttccaagcaacatacaagagacccgttgggattgaagagttacggaactgccagcagaagcagaaggagtcgatgcgctcatacatcgggagattcaccaaactcctaaatgctgccgaagatgtatctgtcgacagagcaatcgacgctttcagcgatggcgtccggtgcgagagttacatagaagaactcggacgcaaaaagcctaaaaccataaccaagttaatggaaatcgccaatagctgggctgatggcgaagacaacgtgcgaaggccacgacagcgcagtgacgacgaagacgatgacgagccgaagcacgactcgggtggccgaagggatcgtcacaagagaaggaagaaccgcaactatgatgacaacaacatggtagccgcagggtactctgatcggcaggatgaccGATATGACGACAAaagagacgatcggcaggacggtaatcggaacaactccgggaaccgtggcaattataaaccacggcagcagagggctcccgaactgccttacgctgagcagatcaacgccccctgttacctgcactcgtatgtcgactctaaggacggaaaaacgaagtcgagtcacctgctcagggactgtcggcagttcattgacatgcacaaactcatccagcaggcaggccagcaaccgctaccaccaccacctccacctccaccgcagcatcaagtccagcaggctcaacctcatcaacccaacgaggcatttccaccaccacgggggcagatgagcatgatccataggacaggtgtctcaagaagagagatgaagaagctcacccgagagattaacctggcagaaagcatcatggcgaacatccccgagtatgtcgagtggtcctctcagaacattacgttcagtcgagcagatcacccgatgaccataccaaaactgggacacgctgccttagtagtagaggcacaaatcggggggttcaatatgagcaaagttttcatggatggtggaagcggattaaacctgatattcgtcgatacaatcaaaagtatggggatcaccatgaagatgctagaagaaacagacacctgcttccatgggattcttccaactgcaccgggctactctcttggcaaagtttacctgaacgtcgtctttggcaaaaccgacaattttaggaaggagaagatcgagtttgaagtagtgaactgggagtcacggtatcacgccatactcgggagaccagcttatgccaagttcatggctgtgccgcactatgcatacctcaagttgaaaatgcctgggaacaacgggacaaacatcacagtctatggaagtttttcacgctcggacaattgtgatcgcgactttcaaaggattgctgcgaagtttgggtcacaacgagaaattgtcgaccctctgcccaagctgtcgatacaagaaatcaaggaggaaaaacatgtcagggaaaccaagaagaagccagccgaccttgctcttgaagcttcggcagcggaagcttcggcagcaaaagcttcggcagccgatggcatagaaggcacaggagacagcaagacgctggcaaccactgcccagacccctggtgaagtctacaacgccgcagcaaccactaacgtggtgaaaaaggcagaagatgagaagaaccccttccttgcttaagcaatttattagcgtttaatttttttctcctttatatcaacagggccttcctttttcgccctctagtctcgtgcttaccttattaatgagaacttaagtttcgatcctttgttaagcattgcagtattaCAGAAACATCTAAGccgcatcactatgcaaacatagtacaaggcagaagagcgtgctccaaaagaaaagcctctacgagtgctaaaagatacaAAACAAACAAAGGTGTTAAccttttccctctgctatagatgcctctacgagtgccgtaaatagcaagagtttggaaatacatgaaaatacaacccacgttcgatattttacttatggaaatatcaaaggacaacgggctcatcggcagaatcactgcacccgaaatattTGGGAGTGACTGTGGAaatatacatcggttgaaagcaaagttgcgcatacaacaggattagcaaaacctgcaacacgagctgatcactcaaatgatttgctaaccaaccagtACACATACATTTAAACGAGCAATTCAGATTTGCTcagtcaaaatttgccaacggcattagcacggtaaaagtacatatacatgtatctaccgaataaaagggccccattacataatccaaacacttggatgaagtagccaaaatactTATTTACAAAATAACCTTAACCtatgaaatcacccttgcggagctTCTCTTTCCCCAGGTACCTTCGAATACtcctcaagcttgtcgacaattatattggcaggaagcaataccttcggatataAAGTATCGAAGTCACCAACAGCATTGGCGATAGCAAGCATATTCGCTGAGGGGtaacgtgcaagcacaagggcaagcgtaaacctggcccctgcgaaaacctgagctcgcaccaagtctcgaatcttcttggcattcccaaactcagacatcaaagtcagcagcgtagggggaatcgcgtttaaagggaacatcgtcttccaaactaccctcatggctttgtagcacttatcgaagaaatggtggacttgctgaacccgatcctgaaattgtgcgacagccgaagccttcgagtgctcccgccagaaaatctcttcggctgatgacAACTGGGTCAAAgcatgcacacgctcgtgaatccgcttgttttcttccgcacggttcaaggCTATAactggcaaaggaatcaataaAGGATCAGACAAGGCGTTGCTGACAAAAGGGCGCAGGAATCAAgaagcttacagttcaaactctcggtagctttatgcagctcagtaagagcgtaccgctccacttcggctgcaatctcgctcttcttatcgacaatagcagctaaggcataagtgttgcgcaggtccttttccatctgagcgatccgatccttcatacgttggattcgatcaccttcagggagagcacccgaagaatcgtcaacaaatgagggcactgggaaaacctgcaggaaatAGTGTTAAAAAGAACGACAGATATGGTCAAACTGAGcgtccgaagtaactcccatcgggagaagtgcaatggaaaaatatcataataaaggtgtactagcaacattgccagcacggagtttattacaaacataagttttgcaacagaacaatgtttcacatcagctcgaagataagtttgttacaaaaatcaaggggcttgggtctgagtcgataaactgggtccagccgatgacttccttgatgatactagttcaaggagctggagagcacaagtaagggcagacattttaaaggcgcttaagtcaacGAATTGCCCATCTTGCgtcttcggcagctccttagtcatttcttcaatatcagccttaaagccgtaacccatcataagttggaaggcaagaagggcaccataggtacgcgaagtacgcttgaatacctcgataacctccttggtgtcaaccgcgaaggcatcgatcaactgccccagagttttgtcttgcttgatcttggggaaaatcatcaagtgcatccgcgccagggcaccctttcctttttcaagaagctcccgcgtaagctggtgggaggcaagagccatcgacacaccgTTAGCCGGtgaattgtttggaactttgtccaaggcagcgGCAGGTATGTTGGCGGCTTCTGCGTGAGGAAGGAATGAAAAAGATCATTAACAGAAGATCGAATTCGTAAAGTACGATAATCGACAGGAAAGTATAGAAaggattaccaagcaaagctagcgaagattggcgaaggagttcatctttttcggctgcctgagcttcggcagccagtcttgacgcctcctcctccttcagcttttccttcagtttgcccagctcctccttcagggagtcgacctcctggcgagctgtggcagccttttttatggcgccgtccaacttcgaagaggaagatttaacttcctcctgcagtcgaactttgtccgcttccagagaggtaaattgagaggcaaaggcctccagagaagatataacacctcgcagatccttaaggaaaaaaggatgtTTTACGAAGAATCGTTAGACAAGGCACATTTCAAGAAATTCACGATGTATtcaaaaaggacttacagaaggaggagtcgtggtggcggcaggaacatctttccccttggaaaggtaagaagcagtcgatgcctggGCCGCGGGAGCTtctttaggagccgaagcttcggaagcagcaACGGCCGGCGGAATAGCATCAGATCtggctttcttagacggaggctcggcgaaaccttcgtcactacaaaAAGGAAATGGTCGACATAAGTTATGAAAAAAAATGCGAGAAACAAGGGGACAAAATATAGCAGAAAGGAAGAAGGTACTTACATATCGaggagatcatcttcgtcggcgaagccgccggttgatctcttcacgggcgAAGCTATGGTCGCCTCCATAGctacattaacaaaggcatcatgatcagcggcATTattacgcactgatccctctgtgtcgcaagcgtcGTCAACTGaaggaggaagatcggtgtgaagAGTTGCGGAgtctatcggatcatcgtgttcgctCTCTGGCCCGCGTGCTCGACAATATGAAAATCAACAGGtattgaggagcctcttccctcagaagtatcatttggcgaatcgtgcaagtttccagaaactatggggatctgtcgaaaaGAAGAACCAATAAGAATAATAGCGATCATATTAGCTAAGTGGAAATAGCATAGTGAGAATATCAAAAGGAAAGTTACCTCTGGTGGCGGATGATCCGCAtcgagaggagtgtaagaagatatcaatgggatcgagtcttcctggctaaaggaagtaaggcgacggacttcatcaagcaactccttttccgacagttcggcagcattaatcctggtttcatcctttggacctgaatacaaccacatcgggcgaactctggccatgactggttggactcgacgtttcaggaacaccgctgccacctctgtgccgaccatagtttggccgtcggcctctttgattcgaagaaatttggcaaataattcatcggctgctactctttcgtcgggtgagagaatgttcttccaggaatttttgggcttggcttcgaggacgtcgacaaagcaaggaagctgggtttcgggtgacagggaatccttgacgtaaaaccatttcagtctccacccttgcacagattccctcattgggaaattgaagtaattaacctccgaacgagctacaaaccccacccctccggtgacaaaggacccattactactgctgtatctcttcacatagaagatctttttccacagcccaaaatgaggtttgatgcccaaaaatgcctcgcaaagggtgatgaacacagcaacgtggaggattgagttgggagtgagtttccataattggatctcgtaagttcacaagagatggaggaggaattcatgagcggggagcgaaagacctcgatataggaacgacaagaacatcacggtaaagccagcaggaggattaggccgagaaatcgcacctggaaagatcacattcccctcgtcggaggagattaatcccaggcttatggatcttttctcgtcacgcttggtgacggatgACGCTGTCCAATCTCTGGGCTTGGCTACCGaacttggcggcgctggcggcgccggagataGGGGAGGAGCGTGCggggcgctccccttcggaagattcgaggaagatttggcggcggcgcctccgctagtagaactggcggcggcagtaaggcccttcttcttcaccattgcgggatctggggaagatcggaaaagcagtggtggcggcgcagcagtggCGAAGAGAGGAATAAGGAGGAGAACGAGAAGATGCTACGGGAAATGTGgaagaagattagggatttttttTTCGCCCTTTGAAGATTTTAAGGAGAACTTGAGAGCTGTGTGGGCACGTGTCATTGCTACCGGTTCATTCAGTGGATCTTTTCTATTAAAGATTGCAGagatcgaggagacgccttggtaactgcgcgaaaagggccagacaaagaaagaataggcccagcaggTTACGTCCTGTCAGTCAGAATCAAGATATTAACAAAGCATCATCAATGATGTCATGctcaaagcattcgaaggaatgaaaaggtatcggatggtcaacttgagtctacgcacggattgccagcatccgcacctagactcgggggctactcccatcgggagcgctggacgcgcacccgatggaACGAAGATTCGAAGAAAAAAGGAGGAGAAGGAAGGGATAATTGTTCGACACGAGTGTTCACCCggttacaagcacccgtgcccagactcgggggctactcccatcgggagcgctgggcgcgcacccgataaaactttttcaaACTCCAGGAtcaagcccggggacttgattctgtgtagggtaacgttgttttgccatcggcagttaaccagcaaaagttgggcacgttactcattatcccttgcataaggaaaatatatcggatgacccacgAAGACTCGCGGAAAAATTTCGGCAGAGCGAAAtgatcgagtggtacaacttgagtctacgcacggattgcaagtatccgtacctagactcgggggctactcccatcgggagcgctgacgcgcacccgacagaagaagatgatgcagattcaagaagaacaagaacaatcaaggagaagaacattgggtggaggcatgctttagtctctacccgaactaccttcggctagacactcgggggctactgacgtgggcattacccttcgggtaaccaatgttgccctaccctgtatttcctagttggaggcccatgaaggcactcgacggcaagatgggctgttaggacggtgcaacggaagattccttgaagtacaagacgcggaagaagccgaacaaggaaagtctagagatagatctactgtaaacctagtcgtactcgattagacctcttgagacctggcctcctatataaaggccgggagaggggctgtcgagggacacaatcaaccttaacaatcttagccaacagaagcataaagctaggtcaccttagcgcctagccatctcgacgagatctcgaccgaactattcggcaccccattgtaacccattatcatcataatcaagaacagacaggcaggacgtaagggttttacctcatcgagggccccgaacctgggtaaatcgctctccccgcttgtctgtgaaccgatgtctcgtgtcagcttgcaggattccatcaaccctaagcccctatcggagggtattgccgaggagcaccctcgacacttggtttcttactgagggaaaacttgctgctgtacgcatcacaccttcctcttggggttcccaacggacgtgtgtcttgcacgccatcacggGGTCGCCAAGACGGTGAGCGGCGCGTGCGAGGTGGCcggtggtgggggcggcggcggaggggtggcgtGGCGCGGCGGAGCAGGAGGCGCCGCGCGCTCAGCCTCGCGCCGGGCCTGGCGTTGCCTGGGACCGCACTGCCATGACTCATGGCTGGGGAGGAGGCCCTCGCGGCAGCGCACCTTGTTGGTGCAGTCGTGCACGACATGTCCGGGCTCGAGGCACCGGAAGAAGAGGCCGGCGTCCTCCACCGGCGAGGGGTTGCGGCGGGCCCGAAGCGGAGAGTGACGCGTCTCAGGGCGACGGGGGCGGCGGTTGTGGTACCTGCGGCGCGGCTGCTGGAAGCCATCGGCGTCGACGGCGGGCTCGCGGTTGGCCCGGTGCACCTCCGAGCGGGGGCCCAGGCGGGTGGCAGCGGGCGCcctgcgggcggcggcggtggcggcgctggaGGGTGCAACGGCGGGGGTCGGTGCGGTGGCGGGGCTTGGCGCCGCGGCGGTGCGCGCGACGTCGGAGTAGCTGCGCGCGCTGGAGGACTCGCTGCCGGATCTCCGCCAGCGGAGGCCGTCCGCGGAGCAGGACGCGTCGGAGGCGGACGCGGGGGAGGCCATGATGGAGAGGGGCGGCCGGAGTGGAGCGACGGCGGCAGTGGGGTTCCGGTGGTGGTGGGAGGCTAGGCTAGGCTGGGAGCGGAGGGAGCGGGGAGAGCCATACCTAGCACTGAAAATTGGTTGGTAACATGTTGCAGAAAATTCACACAATGACCAAGAACAATGGTTTACTATATCAATGAAAATTTTCAAAACTGCATGGTCACGAAACCATTAAGCATTTTGAGTGATCTATCATGCACCAAAGAACACTTCAAAGTATTACTCTAGTCTGGAGGAAATT contains the following coding sequences:
- the LOC124651972 gene encoding anthocyanidin 5,3-O-glucosyltransferase-like, which produces MEKTVVLYPGFAVSHFVPMMHLARALLQHGHAVSVALVDPAVNPDAAFGAAVARAAASMPSIRFRTLPLVEGTPTLTPDAQFVLRYLDVVGRHNEHLRDFLRSSRGVRAVVVDSLSVEAFGVIKPLGIPGYVLFTSNATALAAFVQLPAVLAEAQTSIKDLGDAPIELFGLRPMPASHLFGEMLEDPESDVCKATMTALYGIPEADGILVNTFEALDARAVAALGDPRCLPGRVMPPVYCVGPFVGGVGDELPKQRHGCLAWLDGQPDRSVVFLCFGSAGHHSEGQIKEIAVGLENSGHRFLWVVRAPFSDDPAKPFDPRADPDLDAILPDGFLDRTRGRGLVVKQWAPQADVLRHAATGAFVTHCGWNSVLEGVTAGVPMLCWPLYAEQKMNKMFMVEEMGVAAEMVGWQLGLVEAAEVEGKVRMVMETEEGRELRSRASAHKEAAAAAWDDGGSSRAAFARFLSDVERRQARVRSGDGDVLHEGCCVSLL